Proteins from one Pseudomonas sp. KBS0710 genomic window:
- a CDS encoding acetyl-CoA carboxylase biotin carboxylase subunit codes for MIKKILIANRGEIAVRIVRACAEMGIRSVAVYSDADRHALHVKRADEAHSIGAEPLAGYLNPRKLVNLAVETGCDALHPGYGFLSENAELADICAERGIKFIGPSAEVIRRMGDKTEARRSMIKAGVPVTPGTEGNVADIAEALTEGDRIGYPVMLKATSGGGGRGIRRCNSREELEQAFPRVISEATKAFGSAEVFLEKCIVNPKHIEAQILGDSFGNVVHLFERDCSIQRRNQKLIEIAPSPQLTPEQRAYIGDLSVRAAKAVGYENAGTVEFLLAEGEVYFMEMNTRVQVEHTITEEITGIDIVREQIRIASGLPLSVKQEDIQHRGFALQFRINAEDPKNNFLPSFGKITRYYAPGGPGVRTDTAIYTGYTIPPFYDSMCLKLVVWALTWEEAMDRGLRALDDMRLQGVKTTAAYYQEILRNPEFRSGQFNTSFVESHPELTNYSIKRKPEELALAIAAAIAAHAGL; via the coding sequence GTGATAAAAAAGATCCTGATCGCCAACCGTGGTGAAATTGCCGTACGAATCGTGCGTGCCTGCGCCGAGATGGGCATTCGCTCGGTCGCGGTTTACTCGGACGCCGACCGCCACGCGTTGCACGTTAAACGTGCTGACGAAGCCCACAGCATTGGTGCCGAGCCGCTGGCCGGTTACCTGAACCCGCGCAAGCTGGTGAACCTGGCCGTGGAAACCGGTTGTGACGCCTTGCACCCAGGCTATGGTTTCCTCTCGGAAAACGCCGAATTGGCAGACATCTGCGCCGAGCGCGGGATTAAGTTCATCGGCCCGTCGGCTGAAGTGATCCGCCGCATGGGCGACAAGACCGAAGCACGTCGCAGCATGATCAAGGCCGGTGTGCCGGTCACGCCGGGCACCGAAGGCAACGTCGCCGATATCGCCGAAGCCCTCACCGAAGGCGACCGCATTGGTTACCCGGTGATGCTCAAGGCCACCTCCGGTGGTGGCGGTCGCGGCATCCGTCGCTGCAACAGCCGCGAAGAACTTGAACAAGCCTTCCCCCGTGTTATTTCCGAGGCCACCAAGGCGTTCGGTTCGGCGGAAGTGTTCCTGGAAAAATGCATCGTCAATCCCAAGCACATCGAGGCGCAGATCCTTGGTGACAGCTTTGGCAACGTGGTGCATCTGTTCGAGCGCGATTGCTCGATCCAGCGTCGTAACCAGAAGCTCATCGAAATCGCTCCAAGTCCGCAACTGACCCCGGAACAGCGCGCTTATATCGGCGACCTGTCGGTGCGCGCGGCCAAGGCCGTGGGTTACGAGAACGCCGGTACCGTGGAGTTCCTGCTCGCCGAGGGCGAGGTGTACTTCATGGAGATGAACACCCGGGTGCAGGTGGAACACACCATCACCGAAGAAATCACCGGCATCGACATTGTGCGTGAGCAGATCCGCATCGCGTCCGGCCTGCCACTCTCGGTGAAACAGGAAGACATCCAGCACCGCGGTTTCGCGCTGCAGTTCCGTATCAACGCCGAAGACCCAAAGAACAACTTCCTGCCAAGTTTCGGCAAGATCACCCGTTACTACGCGCCCGGCGGCCCCGGCGTGCGCACCGACACGGCGATCTACACCGGTTACACCATCCCGCCGTTCTACGATTCCATGTGCCTGAAACTGGTGGTGTGGGCGTTGACCTGGGAAGAAGCCATGGACCGCGGCCTGCGCGCCCTGGACGACATGCGCCTGCAAGGCGTGAAGACCACCGCCGCCTACTACCAGGAAATCCTGCGCAACCCGGAATTCCGCAGCGGCCAGTTCAACACCAGCTTTGTGGAAAGCCACCCTGAGCTGACCAACTACTCGATCAAGCGCAAACCCGAAGAGCTGGCCCTGGCCATCGCCGCCGCCATCGCCGCCCACGCAGGCCTGTGA
- a CDS encoding GNAT family N-acetyltransferase, translating into MPISPADWKGVPAPTVQLLEGRFIRLEKLDPARHADGLFRALEGPGADPKLWDYLPYGPFPERAAFDAWLNNHAANSDPYFFSVIDRATGDVQGILSLMSIVPAQGRIEIGHVTFGAPMQRSPKSTEAVYLLAKYAFEQGYRRLEWKCNNGNARSKYAAERLGFSFEGVFRQHMVVKGQNRDTAWYSILDSEWPTVGAGFEEWLSEANQAGSGQLKGLAECRRQAS; encoded by the coding sequence ATGCCTATCTCACCCGCCGACTGGAAAGGCGTCCCGGCGCCCACCGTTCAACTGCTGGAAGGGCGGTTTATCCGCCTGGAAAAACTCGACCCGGCGCGGCATGCCGACGGCCTGTTCCGCGCCCTTGAAGGCCCCGGCGCCGACCCGAAACTCTGGGACTATTTACCTTACGGCCCCTTCCCCGAGCGCGCTGCCTTTGATGCTTGGCTGAATAATCACGCCGCCAATAGCGACCCGTACTTCTTCAGCGTGATCGACCGTGCGACCGGCGACGTGCAAGGCATCCTCAGCTTGATGTCCATCGTGCCGGCCCAAGGCCGCATCGAAATCGGCCACGTCACCTTCGGCGCACCGATGCAACGCTCGCCCAAAAGCACCGAGGCTGTGTACCTGCTGGCCAAATACGCGTTCGAGCAGGGCTACCGTCGGCTGGAATGGAAGTGCAACAACGGCAACGCCCGCTCAAAATATGCTGCCGAACGTCTGGGCTTTAGCTTTGAAGGGGTGTTTCGCCAGCACATGGTGGTCAAGGGGCAGAACCGCGATACCGCGTGGTATTCGATCCTGGATTCGGAATGGCCAACCGTGGGTGCCGGGTTTGAAGAGTGGCTGTCCGAAGCGAACCAGGCGGGTTCTGGTCAGCTGAAAGGCCTGGCGGAGTGTCGCCGCCAGGCGAGTTAA
- a CDS encoding amino acid ABC transporter permease produces the protein MTAFPTPPKPPVNTSRLQRLFGFRTRLYLTWAALFCLFASFFLSFDLKFSIILDKLPNLVGVHLAPNGFLQGAALTLFLCLCSIVASSVLGFITALGRLSKSAVAFGIASFYASFFRGTPLLIQILLIYLGLPQLGLVPGAIVAGIIALSLNYGAYLSEIFRAGILGVPHGQREAALALGMRDSAIFWHVTLPQAMRTIVPPATNQFISMLKDSSLISVMGVWEVMFLAQSYGRSSYRYIEMLTTAAIIYWVMSLGLELIQARLERHYGKGYVRRG, from the coding sequence ATGACCGCCTTCCCGACACCTCCCAAGCCGCCGGTGAACACATCTCGACTACAACGGCTCTTTGGCTTTCGTACGCGGTTGTACCTCACGTGGGCAGCGCTGTTTTGCCTATTCGCCAGCTTCTTCCTGAGCTTTGACCTGAAGTTCTCGATCATCCTCGACAAGCTGCCCAACCTGGTCGGCGTACACCTGGCGCCGAACGGTTTTTTGCAAGGCGCAGCGCTGACGCTGTTTCTGTGCCTTTGCTCGATAGTCGCCTCGTCGGTGCTGGGTTTTATCACCGCACTGGGGCGCCTGTCGAAAAGCGCCGTGGCCTTTGGCATTGCGAGTTTTTACGCGTCGTTCTTTCGCGGCACGCCGCTGTTGATCCAGATCCTGCTGATTTATCTGGGCCTGCCCCAACTGGGCCTGGTGCCAGGCGCCATCGTCGCCGGGATCATCGCACTCTCACTGAATTACGGCGCCTACCTGAGCGAAATCTTCCGCGCCGGCATCCTCGGTGTTCCCCACGGTCAACGAGAAGCCGCCCTGGCACTGGGCATGCGTGACAGCGCGATCTTCTGGCACGTCACCCTGCCCCAGGCCATGCGCACCATCGTGCCGCCCGCCACCAACCAGTTCATCTCCATGCTCAAGGACTCGTCCCTGATCTCGGTAATGGGCGTGTGGGAAGTGATGTTCCTGGCGCAGTCTTACGGGCGATCAAGCTATCGATACATCGAAATGCTCACGACCGCCGCGATCATCTACTGGGTGATGTCCCTCGGGCTGGAACTGATCCAGGCACGCCTGGAGCGGCACTACGGCAAAGGCTATGTGCGGCGTGGGTGA
- a CDS encoding FMN-binding negative transcriptional regulator has protein sequence MYTPRAFALDDLPELQQLIQHTRLAQLVTFGEQGLQASHLPLLLNPDEGPNGTLYGHLAKANPQWRDLQNGSEALVIFAGADAYVSPAFYPAKAEHGKVVPTWNYLAVHAYGKAEVFTDAERLLAVVTALTDRHEGNRAQPWKVSDAPADYIDGMLKAIVGFALPVERLIGKRKLSQNRSAADIAGVREGLAASIDVRDQTLARFIPQGVSE, from the coding sequence ATGTACACACCGCGCGCCTTTGCCCTCGATGATTTGCCTGAACTGCAGCAACTGATCCAGCACACCCGCCTGGCGCAGTTGGTGACCTTTGGCGAGCAAGGCCTGCAGGCCAGCCACTTGCCGCTGCTGCTCAACCCCGATGAAGGCCCCAATGGCACGCTGTACGGGCATTTGGCCAAGGCCAACCCGCAGTGGCGTGACCTGCAAAATGGCAGCGAAGCATTGGTGATCTTTGCCGGTGCCGACGCTTACGTCAGCCCGGCGTTTTACCCGGCGAAGGCCGAGCACGGCAAAGTGGTGCCGACCTGGAATTACCTCGCCGTGCATGCCTACGGCAAGGCTGAGGTATTTACCGATGCCGAGCGTCTGCTCGCAGTGGTCACGGCACTTACCGATCGCCATGAAGGCAACCGCGCCCAGCCATGGAAAGTCAGCGACGCGCCGGCCGACTACATAGACGGCATGCTCAAGGCCATCGTCGGCTTCGCCCTGCCCGTCGAGCGCCTGATCGGCAAACGCAAACTCAGCCAGAACCGCAGCGCTGCCGATATCGCCGGCGTGCGCGAAGGCCTGGCTGCCAGCATTGATGTGCGCGACCAGACCCTCGCGCGCTTTATTCCCCAAGGAGTTTCAGAATGA
- a CDS encoding ABC transporter substrate-binding protein codes for MKLKPLLALGLTMLAASTQAFGGATLDRVEQKKELVGVLMESYPPFSFLNEQNQLDGFDVDVAKAVAQKLGVKLRLETPSWDVIAAGRWSGRYDICICSMTPSKARAEVFDFPVEYYASPAVIVVNAKDERIHGAKDLSGKKVGLTSASSYESYLNKNLVIEGDEDTQLQYPFEDVQIAPYDTDNVAFQDLGLGAGVRLDAILTNLVTAQPRLNQDKRFKLAGESLYAEPNSVAIEKGDPQWDAKVREVFAQLKQDGTLSKLSKKWIGADISK; via the coding sequence GTGAAACTTAAACCGCTGTTGGCCCTGGGCCTGACGATGCTGGCTGCCTCTACCCAAGCCTTTGGCGGTGCAACCCTGGACCGGGTTGAGCAGAAGAAAGAATTGGTTGGCGTGCTGATGGAAAGCTACCCGCCCTTCTCGTTTCTCAACGAGCAGAACCAACTCGATGGTTTTGACGTCGACGTGGCCAAGGCAGTGGCGCAGAAGCTAGGCGTGAAGCTGCGTCTGGAAACGCCGTCCTGGGATGTGATTGCCGCAGGTCGCTGGAGCGGGCGCTACGATATTTGCATCTGTTCCATGACCCCGAGCAAGGCCCGCGCCGAGGTGTTTGATTTCCCGGTGGAGTACTACGCCTCGCCCGCGGTGATCGTTGTGAATGCCAAGGATGAGCGCATCCACGGCGCCAAAGACCTCAGCGGCAAGAAAGTCGGCCTCACCAGCGCGTCCAGCTATGAAAGCTATCTGAACAAGAACCTGGTGATCGAAGGCGATGAAGATACGCAACTTCAGTACCCGTTCGAGGATGTGCAGATCGCCCCGTACGACACCGATAACGTCGCCTTCCAGGACCTGGGCCTGGGCGCCGGTGTCCGCCTGGATGCGATCCTCACCAACCTGGTCACGGCCCAACCGCGCCTGAATCAGGACAAGCGCTTCAAGCTCGCCGGTGAATCGCTGTATGCCGAACCCAATTCGGTGGCTATCGAGAAAGGTGACCCGCAGTGGGACGCCAAGGTGCGTGAAGTGTTCGCGCAGTTGAAACAGGACGGCACCTTGAGCAAGCTGTCGAAAAAATGGATCGGCGCCGATATCAGCAAATGA
- a CDS encoding autotransporter domain-containing protein, translating to MPFSVLNLARAISLAVGVASTPFALAGTPFQYELDFSNDTLAYQPPAPIVPIDSYFNQATTHNGQQLAAVLKPALQRALQAGDLTSEEIKGLQKAGEALSQQPGGLGAAFEQLAGSQNANLAGATQNTTAHISHSLLSSLRTLPNDGNGHFWMQGLGNGGKLDKQGGSDGLKHSTKGLMLGADWAVDHAWRVGVMGAKSTSELQAQRFKGELDSLHLGGYAVRQDGPLALRLGAFYSNHAGKNKRDVNLLGFKEQLQGKYDAQSQTVFSELGYQLGSADLHVEPFAGLGYQRYHRDSFKEKGGFTALNVGSQTQQNLSSTFGLRLATVYRLDNRMSLTPHLSTSWKHLYGEVDSQVRQSSRAALGIIDSFTITGTSLDRNSLDMQAGLDLALSTEHSVGLTYSAQAGTNSRNHGLMGEWKMNF from the coding sequence ATGCCCTTCTCCGTCCTAAACCTTGCACGCGCTATCAGCCTGGCTGTTGGCGTAGCCAGTACCCCGTTTGCCCTGGCAGGCACACCTTTTCAGTACGAACTGGACTTTTCCAACGACACCCTGGCTTACCAGCCACCGGCCCCAATCGTGCCCATCGACAGCTACTTCAACCAGGCGACGACTCACAACGGCCAGCAACTGGCTGCGGTGCTTAAACCTGCTTTGCAACGAGCACTGCAAGCCGGCGACCTGACCTCGGAAGAAATCAAAGGCCTGCAAAAAGCCGGTGAAGCGCTGTCCCAACAACCGGGCGGCCTGGGTGCGGCGTTCGAACAGTTGGCAGGCAGCCAGAATGCCAACTTGGCTGGCGCGACCCAAAACACCACCGCACACATCAGCCACTCATTGCTCTCATCCCTGCGCACGCTGCCCAACGATGGCAACGGTCACTTTTGGATGCAAGGCCTGGGCAACGGCGGCAAGCTCGATAAACAAGGCGGCAGCGACGGTCTCAAGCACAGCACTAAAGGCCTGATGCTGGGCGCCGACTGGGCCGTGGACCATGCATGGCGAGTCGGTGTAATGGGCGCCAAGTCCACCAGCGAGCTTCAAGCTCAACGTTTCAAAGGCGAACTCGACAGCTTGCACCTGGGCGGCTATGCCGTGCGCCAGGACGGCCCGTTGGCCCTGCGCCTGGGGGCGTTCTACAGCAATCACGCGGGCAAGAACAAACGTGACGTCAACCTGCTCGGCTTCAAGGAGCAACTCCAGGGCAAATACGACGCCCAAAGCCAAACGGTGTTTTCCGAGCTGGGTTACCAATTGGGCAGCGCCGACTTACACGTAGAGCCGTTCGCTGGCCTGGGCTATCAGCGCTACCACCGTGACAGCTTCAAAGAAAAGGGAGGTTTCACCGCGCTTAACGTCGGCTCACAAACCCAACAAAACCTCAGCAGCACCTTTGGCCTGCGGCTGGCCACGGTGTACCGGCTCGACAATCGGATGAGCCTCACACCCCACCTGAGTACCAGCTGGAAGCACCTCTATGGCGAAGTCGACAGCCAAGTGCGTCAATCCTCACGCGCCGCACTGGGGATCATCGACAGCTTTACCATCACCGGCACTTCGCTGGACCGCAATAGCCTCGACATGCAAGCCGGCCTGGACCTCGCCTTGTCCACCGAACACAGTGTCGGCCTGACCTACAGCGCCCAAGCCGGTACCAACAGCCGAAACCATGGCCTTATGGGCGAATGGAAGATGAATTTTTAA
- the oadA gene encoding sodium-extruding oxaloacetate decarboxylase subunit alpha, whose amino-acid sequence MSKTPVSKKIFVTDTILRDAHQSLLATRMRTADMLPICDKLDKVGYWSLEVWGGATFDACVRFLKEDPWERLRKLRAALPNTRLQMLLRGQNLLGYRHYSDDVVKAFVAKAAVNGIDVFRIFDAMNDVRNLRVAIEAVKAAGKHAQGTIAYTTSPVHTIEAFVAQAKQMEAMGCDSVAIKDMAGLLTPYATGELVKALKAEQSLPIFIHSHDTAGLAAMCQLKAIENGADHIDTAISSFAWGTSHPGTESMVAALKGSEFDTGLSLELLQEIGLYFYAVRKKYHQFESEFTAVDTRVQVNQVPGGMISNLANQLKEQGALNRMSEVLAEIPRVREDLGFPPLVTPTSQIVGTQAFFNVLAGERYKTITNEVKLYLQGGYGKAPGTVNEKLRRQAIGSEEVIDHRPADLLKPEMTKLRGEIGALAKSEEDVLTYAMFPDIGRKFLEERDAGTLTPEVLLPIPEAGGVARAGGEGVPTEFVIDVHGESYRVDITGVGVKAEGKRHFYLSIDGMPEEVVFEPLNEFVSSGGSKRKHATEPGHVSTAMPGNIVDVLVKEGDVVKAGQAVLITEAMKMETEVQAAIAGKVTAVHVAKGDRVNPGEILIEIEG is encoded by the coding sequence ATGTCCAAGACTCCTGTTTCCAAAAAAATATTCGTAACCGACACCATCCTGCGCGACGCCCACCAATCGCTGCTGGCGACCCGCATGCGCACCGCCGACATGCTGCCGATCTGCGACAAGCTCGACAAAGTTGGCTACTGGTCCCTGGAAGTCTGGGGCGGCGCGACCTTTGACGCCTGCGTGCGCTTCCTCAAGGAAGACCCGTGGGAGCGCCTGCGCAAACTGCGCGCCGCATTGCCGAACACACGCCTGCAAATGCTGCTGCGTGGCCAGAACCTGCTGGGCTACCGCCACTACAGCGACGACGTGGTCAAAGCCTTCGTCGCCAAGGCTGCTGTGAATGGCATCGACGTGTTCCGCATCTTCGACGCCATGAATGACGTGCGTAACCTGCGTGTGGCTATCGAAGCGGTCAAAGCGGCCGGCAAACACGCCCAGGGCACCATTGCCTACACCACCAGCCCGGTGCACACCATCGAGGCATTTGTAGCCCAGGCCAAGCAAATGGAAGCCATGGGTTGCGACTCGGTGGCAATCAAGGACATGGCTGGCCTGCTGACTCCGTATGCCACCGGCGAGCTGGTCAAGGCGCTGAAAGCCGAGCAAAGCCTGCCGATCTTCATCCATTCCCATGACACCGCTGGTTTGGCTGCGATGTGCCAACTCAAGGCGATCGAAAACGGTGCCGATCATATCGACACCGCCATTTCCAGCTTCGCCTGGGGCACCAGCCACCCGGGCACCGAGTCGATGGTCGCCGCCCTTAAAGGCAGCGAATTCGACACTGGCCTCAGCCTGGAGCTGCTGCAGGAGATTGGCCTGTACTTCTACGCCGTGCGCAAGAAGTACCACCAGTTCGAAAGCGAATTCACTGCCGTCGACACCCGCGTGCAAGTCAACCAGGTGCCGGGCGGGATGATTTCCAACCTGGCCAACCAATTGAAAGAGCAGGGCGCACTCAACCGCATGAGCGAAGTGCTGGCCGAGATCCCGCGTGTGCGTGAAGACCTTGGCTTCCCGCCGCTGGTCACGCCGACCTCGCAGATCGTCGGCACCCAGGCGTTCTTCAACGTGCTGGCCGGCGAGCGCTACAAAACCATCACCAACGAAGTGAAACTCTACCTGCAAGGCGGCTACGGCAAGGCGCCGGGCACCGTGAACGAGAAGCTGCGTCGCCAGGCCATTGGCAGCGAAGAGGTGATCGACCATCGCCCGGCCGATCTGCTCAAGCCGGAGATGACCAAGCTGCGCGGCGAAATCGGCGCATTGGCCAAGTCCGAAGAAGACGTGCTGACCTACGCCATGTTCCCGGACATCGGGCGCAAGTTCCTCGAAGAGCGCGACGCCGGCACCCTCACACCTGAAGTGCTGCTGCCGATCCCCGAAGCCGGCGGTGTAGCACGTGCCGGTGGCGAAGGCGTGCCGACCGAGTTTGTCATCGACGTACACGGCGAAAGCTACCGCGTGGACATCACCGGTGTCGGTGTAAAGGCCGAAGGCAAGCGGCACTTCTACCTGTCCATCGACGGCATGCCCGAAGAAGTGGTGTTCGAACCGCTCAACGAGTTTGTCAGCAGCGGCGGCAGCAAGCGCAAGCACGCAACCGAGCCGGGCCATGTCAGCACGGCGATGCCGGGCAACATCGTCGACGTATTGGTCAAGGAAGGCGACGTGGTAAAAGCCGGCCAGGCGGTGCTGATTACCGAAGCCATGAAGATGGAAACCGAAGTGCAGGCAGCGATTGCCGGCAAGGTCACCGCCGTTCATGTGGCCAAGGGCGACCGGGTAAACCCTGGCGAAATCCTGATTGAAATCGAAGGCTGA
- a CDS encoding homocysteine S-methyltransferase family protein, with the protein MGAVNAVILDGGMGRELQRRGAPFRQPEWSALALSEAPQAVEAVHTAYIQSGANVITTNSYAVVPFHIGQARFAAEGQALAALAGELARRAVQASGQTVRVAGSLPPLFGSYRPDLFEAGRVSELLTPLVNGLAPHVDLWLAETQSSIVEARAIHAGLPQDGKPFWLSFTLKDEDTDEVPRLRSGEPVADAAEAAAQLGVAVLLFNCSQPEVIGAAIDTARQTFERLGVSIQIGAYANAFPPQPKEATANDGLDPLRDDLDPPGYLHWAADWQARGASHLGGCCGIGPEHIAVLAQKLA; encoded by the coding sequence ATGGGCGCAGTAAACGCAGTAATTCTCGATGGTGGCATGGGCCGTGAACTGCAGCGCCGGGGCGCGCCGTTTCGGCAGCCGGAGTGGTCGGCATTGGCGTTGAGCGAAGCGCCGCAGGCAGTTGAGGCGGTGCACACGGCTTATATCCAGAGCGGTGCCAACGTCATCACCACCAACAGCTACGCGGTTGTGCCGTTTCATATTGGCCAAGCGCGGTTTGCTGCCGAAGGCCAGGCGCTTGCGGCGTTGGCCGGTGAATTGGCGCGACGTGCGGTACAGGCTTCAGGCCAGACGGTGCGTGTGGCAGGCTCATTGCCGCCGCTGTTCGGCTCCTACCGGCCCGACTTGTTCGAGGCCGGCCGAGTCAGCGAACTGCTGACGCCACTGGTGAATGGCCTGGCGCCCCATGTCGACCTATGGCTGGCGGAAACCCAGAGTTCGATCGTTGAGGCACGGGCTATCCATGCCGGCCTGCCGCAGGACGGAAAACCATTCTGGCTGTCGTTTACCTTGAAGGATGAAGACACCGATGAGGTGCCACGCCTGCGTTCTGGCGAACCGGTGGCAGATGCGGCTGAAGCGGCCGCGCAACTGGGTGTGGCGGTGCTGCTGTTCAATTGCAGCCAACCAGAGGTGATTGGCGCAGCCATTGATACCGCGCGCCAAACGTTTGAGCGCCTGGGGGTGAGCATTCAGATTGGCGCCTACGCTAACGCCTTCCCGCCGCAGCCCAAGGAGGCCACCGCGAACGATGGCCTCGACCCCCTGCGTGACGATCTCGACCCACCCGGCTACCTGCACTGGGCCGCCGATTGGCAGGCACGCGGTGCCAGCCATTTGGGCGGTTGCTGCGGGATTGGGCCGGAGCATATTGCCGTGCTCGCCCAGAAGCTGGCCTAA
- a CDS encoding GNAT family N-acetyltransferase — MSQIDIRRVTAADHAAWLPLWQAYLKFYETELPDAVSQNTWQRLIDANEPTHSALAWQDGKAVGMVNFIYHRSNWSIENSCYLQDLLVDPSQRGTGVGRKLIEFVYATAKADNCAKVHWLTHETNATAIQLYERIAERPGFIQFRKGL; from the coding sequence ATGAGTCAGATCGACATCCGCCGAGTGACGGCCGCCGACCACGCCGCGTGGCTACCGCTGTGGCAGGCGTATTTGAAGTTCTACGAAACCGAACTGCCGGACGCCGTCAGCCAAAACACCTGGCAACGCCTGATCGATGCCAACGAGCCGACCCATTCGGCGCTTGCCTGGCAGGACGGCAAGGCGGTGGGCATGGTCAACTTTATCTACCATCGCTCCAACTGGAGCATCGAGAATTCCTGCTACCTTCAGGACCTGCTGGTGGATCCGTCCCAACGCGGCACCGGCGTGGGCCGCAAATTGATCGAATTCGTCTACGCCACCGCCAAGGCCGATAACTGTGCCAAGGTGCACTGGTTGACCCACGAGACCAACGCCACCGCGATCCAGCTGTACGAGCGCATCGCCGAACGCCCAGGTTTTATTCAATTTCGCAAAGGTCTTTAA
- a CDS encoding LysR family transcriptional regulator translates to MRKSLMRMTLRQLQIFNEVCDLRSYSRAAEEMSLTQPAVSLQIRQLEELIGQPLFDYVGKKLYMTEAAEALQRASRDIFGRLENLDMQLSDMQGSLQGQLKLAIESSAKYFVPHLFAAFKRQHPEVQLHLTVVNRAQVIRRLSDNRDDLVIMSMVPQDMGLEFLPFLNNPIVAVAPLDHPLSLQGPLRLQDLEPYTLLIREPGSGTRLACEEYFKEKRVHFTQTVEVASAEAQRECVSAGLGVALLTRHAVNLELATGGLKELPVEELPLYRSWCLVQAKAKRLSPVAHAFLGFIRSERVQISALAERFAGQPRVPANGVPGSH, encoded by the coding sequence ATGCGTAAGTCATTGATGCGTATGACATTGCGTCAACTGCAGATCTTCAATGAAGTGTGTGATTTACGGTCCTACAGCCGCGCGGCCGAGGAAATGTCTCTGACGCAACCTGCCGTCAGCCTGCAAATTCGCCAGCTTGAAGAGCTGATCGGCCAGCCGCTGTTCGATTACGTCGGCAAAAAGCTCTACATGACTGAAGCAGCAGAAGCCTTGCAGCGGGCCAGCCGGGATATTTTCGGGCGCCTGGAAAACCTCGATATGCAGCTGTCGGACATGCAGGGTTCGCTGCAAGGCCAGCTGAAGCTGGCGATCGAATCCAGCGCCAAGTACTTCGTGCCACACCTGTTTGCCGCCTTCAAACGCCAGCACCCTGAGGTACAGTTGCACCTCACGGTGGTCAACCGCGCCCAAGTGATTCGCAGGCTGTCGGACAACCGCGATGACCTGGTGATCATGTCCATGGTGCCCCAGGACATGGGCCTGGAATTCCTGCCGTTCCTGAATAACCCGATTGTTGCCGTGGCGCCGCTCGACCACCCGCTGAGCCTGCAAGGGCCGCTGCGCCTTCAAGACCTGGAACCCTACACGCTGCTCATCCGCGAACCAGGTTCCGGCACGCGACTGGCCTGCGAGGAGTACTTCAAGGAAAAACGCGTGCACTTCACCCAAACAGTGGAAGTCGCCTCGGCCGAGGCGCAGCGCGAGTGCGTCAGCGCAGGGTTGGGCGTGGCGTTGCTGACGCGCCACGCAGTCAACCTGGAGCTGGCCACCGGCGGGCTCAAGGAGCTGCCGGTGGAAGAACTGCCGCTGTACCGCAGTTGGTGCCTGGTGCAAGCCAAAGCCAAGCGCCTGTCACCGGTGGCCCATGCGTTCCTGGGCTTTATCCGCAGCGAACGCGTACAGATCAGCGCGCTGGCTGAGCGTTTCGCTGGGCAGCCGCGGGTGCCTGCCAATGGAGTTCCGGGTAGTCACTGA